The Gracilimonas sediminicola sequence AATCTTGTTCCAGGTAATTGGCTCGGGCATCTAAACCAAAATATGAGAGCACCAGCACCACTTCTCCCGCCAGATGATATTTACCCCGGTTCCAGTTATCGTTTTCGGCATAGTAATGTCCCCATCCCGGAACTACCAAAGACCGAAAGAATGCCCCTTTAGGCGATGGAAGATCATCTTTTTGCTGAACCTGCGCTTGAACTTCAACCGAAAATACTACCGAAAAAATCAGCAGGAACACCCAACACCCAACAACGAACGCTGAAGTATTTTTTTGCCTGAAATACTTACTAATACATGCTCTCATACTCTGGTTTTAAACGTTCGGTGTTCCTTGTTCGATGTTCTTTACTCAGCGTTCTTCTTCCGTTCTCTGCCCCAATGTCGGAAAATAGAAATGCTAAATCCAGCCATAAGAATAAAGGTGCCGGCCCAAACTACCGATATAAAGGGTTTCTCATCGGCTACAATTAGTACCCATTCCGGCTCATATTCTTCTTCGAGGCCGGTTATGGTTAACTCAATGTTGTTTTCCTGGGGATTGATTTCCGTGAATTGAAACTCCAGGTCAAAATCAGGAATTCGTGCCGGTGGAGAGTAAATGTAGCTTTGTCCATCCTGACTATAAACGGCAAATAATGGTTCAAGAGTTATAACCCTGCTGCTTGCCGGATGTATCAACTCGACTTGGGCCCGTACGCCAATGGAGGTATTTGGAGGTAATTCTGAAGTATCGGTTCGGGCGTAATCCACAAACCTGATTTTGAATTTACCCACATCAACGGTTTGCCCCGGGTTGAATTTAATTTTCTGCACTTCAGGAGAATCATCGGCGGTGGTATCCTGAGCGGCTACATTCTGCATCATGCTTCGGTTTTCAGCAGCACGGTCGTTTTGCTCCTGTACATACGAACTACCACCCACATATAGATAGATATCACTTAACAATCCTGTTCTCACATCGGGATCTACCGACCACTGTATGTTTTCGGCGGTGGAAGTGGTAAGCATCGGATAGACTTCCGGGTTCATATAAAAAGGCTTGCCGCCGTCAACCGGTTCAAACTTGATTCGGTAGGTTTGCTGACCGCGACGCACCGAATTATCCAGCTCATACCCTTCGTAAGTCAGCATATATCGGTTATCAACGAGCACGGGCTCATTCAGGTTCAGCAGCAACATTTCCTCTTTTTGAGTTACTTTGAAGCCCTGCTCGTCCGTTACCTCTCCCTGTTCAACTGCAGCATTGTAATTGGCTGTTTTTTGATCCACGAGATAGGAGTTGTACGCTGACGATGCCAAAATTCCCACCAACAATAATCCAAAGCCCACGTGAGTAAGAGATCCACCAACAAGTTTAGGATTTTGAAAAGCAAGGCGAACCATCACCCAGGCATTCCCTACCACAGCGAAATATCCGCAGAACAGGTACACCATGTAATAGATATTCCGTACATCTCCAAGAATGATGGAGAGAATGGTCACTGCACTGGTTACCAACAATGGATTAATTAAAGCTGAAGCCAGTGATTCTGCGTCATATTTCTTCCAAAACAGATACTGCCCCAACACGGTGAAAATCGCCATAACCATGGCAATGGGCATACTCCAGTCATTATAAAAACTGATTTCCGGTGGGGTTGGATTCTCAACAAACAGCTTTCCAATGATCGGGGAGCTGGTTCCAAGAATAATTACCAAACCAAGGATAAGTAATAGCATAGCCCCGGTAACCGTCATAAACTCCCGGCTGAGGAATTTAGATTCTTTTTCGGGGGAAGGAAGTTCTTTATATCTCCAGAAAAATAGCCCCAGTCCCAATAGTGTTACAACAAGCATAAATGCCAGGAGCTGATTATACAATCCAAGATCCACAAAGCTGTGTACGGATGAGCTTCCCAGAATTCCGGATCGGGTCAGGAAGGTTTCATAGACAACCGCCACGTAAGCCAGAATAGCAAAAAGAATGGATGACTTCTGAGCTATGGAACTTTTTCGCTGAATAATCATGGTGTGAATGCCCGCCGTCCCGATTAACCAGGGGACCAGGGATGCGTTCTCTACAGGATCCCAGGCCCAGTATCCACCAAAGGAAAGCGTGACGTATGCCCAATAGCCTCCGAGAAAAATGGCCGTCAGTAAAGCTACATTTGCGCTGAGGGTCCAGGGTAAAGCAGGGCCAATCCACTCATTATACTTTTGTTTCCACAGTGCGGCCATGGCAAAGCAGTACGGGATGGTCATCATTGAAAAACCCACAAATAAAATGGGCGGGTGAATCATCATCCAGGGGCTTTTGAGTAAATCATTTAATCCGCTTCCATCTTGTGGGATGAAATCGGGGTTGGCCTGAAGGAATGGCGCATTCGGCATTTCTTCAGCGATGGTTCGGAATGGAGATGCCCCCAGTTTCAACCCAAAGATATCCCAGCCTAACAACATAGACAGTAAGAATACCTGGGTGAGTGTAAGGAAGAATAACACCGGAGCTTTGTAAGGGGCTCGCGTCCATTTCATCAACCCAAAACCAAAGAAGGCGGAAATCAGAATCCAAAGCATAAAGCTGCCTTCCTGTCCGCCATAAAAAGCCGACCAGAGATAGCGTGGAGCTAAATCAAGGCTGGTGTAGTTGAACACATAATAGTACTGAAACTGATGCTGGAAGATCAGGTACACCAAAATACCGGAAGCAACGACGAGAAAAGCTGCTTTTACAGCAAACAGCCAGTTTCCGATGCGCAGAGTTCGGTTCTCATCCCGGTTCGCCGAAATGAAATAAAAGATCATAGCCGCCAGAGAAGTAACGAAAGAGGCGGAGATCAGGATTTTACCAACGGTTCCTAACATAGATTTGCGTTATCCCTGAGAAGCTTCGCTGAATTGACTTGGGTCGGCATCGTTGTATTTAGAAGGGCACTTCATCAGCATTTCGTTTGCGTAGAAAGTATCGCCTCTCATTTCACCGATGACCACCAGCTGGTCAGCCTGTTCAAAATTATTGGGCTTGGGCTTGGAGTACACCACTTTTTTAGAAACGCCGTCTTCGTCCTTCATGTAGAAAACAAATTTTTTGGTTTCCAGAGAAAATTCAGCTCCCTTTTCTTCATCCCATGTACCGGGGATGTGGGCACTGCTCATTTCAGATGCGCCTTCAAAGGTTGTGTAGGTACTAATGCTTTCACCAAAGTTGTACATCAACAGAGAGGTAAACCCAACAATGGCTACAATTCCTATAATTAGTTTTGGTTTCATGCGTCGTTTGATGATTGAATTTGTTCTTCCAGTTTGCTCACTTTTTTATCTACCCGGAATAGAAAAAACAGGAGTACCAGCCATATGATCAGGCTCACTCCCAACACTACATATATTAATTCGTTTGAAGACATAAGTTGAATAAATGCGCCGGCCTCTTCTGCCCCGGGTGCTCCGCTCCAGTTATCAGAGTAAGCTTGAGTCAGGGTGTCAACGGCAGCGAGTGAATCTTCTTGCATCAATTTTTGAATTTATTTTAGACTGTAAACTTATGAATTCTCGATCTCGAATTGAACCTTTTTATACCTGTGAACCACATCGTAGATCCAGTATCCAAGAGCTATAAATCCGATAAATGCCGGGTATAAAATATAGCGAAGTTCATCGGCTGTTATCTCACTGAAAGCAGGATTTCCATCTGCTCCCGGGTGCAGGCTTGTTAATTGTCGCGGAACCACATACAACAAAAAAGGAATGGTGGTAACTGCAAAAATATTGTAAACGGCGGCTAATTTTGCGCGTTTCTGTTCGTCATCAAAAGCCGACCGGAGCATGAAATAAGCCACATAAATCATCAATGCCAGTGCAGCCAGGTTCATCTTTGGTTCGGCGAACGTCCACCACGATCCCCAGGTAAAACGAGCCCAGAGCGAACCGGTCAACAATCCGCATACGCCAAAAGCCACACCCACCGTCGCCGCCGATGAGGCTTTCATATCAAACTCGATTTCCGGCTCATTTAAATATTTAATGCTGTACCAAAAACTGATCAAAAAGAGAACGAACATCGTCATCCACATGGGTACGTGAAAAAAGATGTTGCGTGCCGTCTGTTCGAGAATGGGGATATCAGGAATTTCTATCAAAAAACCGCCTGCGATAACGAGGGTCATCCAGCCGGCTACTACGTATTTCCAGGGTTTCAATAGTATGCGAATTTTATTAACTATGGCTACGTTGTCTGAGTAAAATATACGAATTTACCCATCATTTTTTGAGTATATAATCTGTAAAACCTGTTATGAGTAACAACCAAAAATCCATCACCCTCACTCCCTCCTGGAAAGCTTTTTTCTGGCAGTATTTTTTTGGGGTGATTCTGATCCCGGCCTTAGTGGGAATTTACCTGATCTGGA is a genomic window containing:
- the ccsA gene encoding cytochrome c biogenesis protein CcsA, which encodes MLGTVGKILISASFVTSLAAMIFYFISANRDENRTLRIGNWLFAVKAAFLVVASGILVYLIFQHQFQYYYVFNYTSLDLAPRYLWSAFYGGQEGSFMLWILISAFFGFGLMKWTRAPYKAPVLFFLTLTQVFLLSMLLGWDIFGLKLGASPFRTIAEEMPNAPFLQANPDFIPQDGSGLNDLLKSPWMMIHPPILFVGFSMMTIPYCFAMAALWKQKYNEWIGPALPWTLSANVALLTAIFLGGYWAYVTLSFGGYWAWDPVENASLVPWLIGTAGIHTMIIQRKSSIAQKSSILFAILAYVAVVYETFLTRSGILGSSSVHSFVDLGLYNQLLAFMLVVTLLGLGLFFWRYKELPSPEKESKFLSREFMTVTGAMLLLILGLVIILGTSSPIIGKLFVENPTPPEISFYNDWSMPIAMVMAIFTVLGQYLFWKKYDAESLASALINPLLVTSAVTILSIILGDVRNIYYMVYLFCGYFAVVGNAWVMVRLAFQNPKLVGGSLTHVGFGLLLVGILASSAYNSYLVDQKTANYNAAVEQGEVTDEQGFKVTQKEEMLLLNLNEPVLVDNRYMLTYEGYELDNSVRRGQQTYRIKFEPVDGGKPFYMNPEVYPMLTTSTAENIQWSVDPDVRTGLLSDIYLYVGGSSYVQEQNDRAAENRSMMQNVAAQDTTADDSPEVQKIKFNPGQTVDVGKFKIRFVDYARTDTSELPPNTSIGVRAQVELIHPASSRVITLEPLFAVYSQDGQSYIYSPPARIPDFDLEFQFTEINPQENNIELTITGLEEEYEPEWVLIVADEKPFISVVWAGTFILMAGFSISIFRHWGRERKKNAE
- a CDS encoding cytochrome c maturation protein CcmE; this translates as MKPKLIIGIVAIVGFTSLLMYNFGESISTYTTFEGASEMSSAHIPGTWDEEKGAEFSLETKKFVFYMKDEDGVSKKVVYSKPKPNNFEQADQLVVIGEMRGDTFYANEMLMKCPSKYNDADPSQFSEASQG
- a CDS encoding CcmD family protein, coding for MQEDSLAAVDTLTQAYSDNWSGAPGAEEAGAFIQLMSSNELIYVVLGVSLIIWLVLLFFLFRVDKKVSKLEEQIQSSNDA
- the ccsA gene encoding cytochrome c biogenesis protein, whose amino-acid sequence is MKPWKYVVAGWMTLVIAGGFLIEIPDIPILEQTARNIFFHVPMWMTMFVLFLISFWYSIKYLNEPEIEFDMKASSAATVGVAFGVCGLLTGSLWARFTWGSWWTFAEPKMNLAALALMIYVAYFMLRSAFDDEQKRAKLAAVYNIFAVTTIPFLLYVVPRQLTSLHPGADGNPAFSEITADELRYILYPAFIGFIALGYWIYDVVHRYKKVQFEIENS